From the genome of Cytobacillus firmus, one region includes:
- a CDS encoding NAD(P)/FAD-dependent oxidoreductase → MIDVIVIGAGPAGLAGAIACAEYGLKVTVIDEFVRPGGRLIGQLHQEPSGEWWNGIKESTRLHNEAQKLSVDIRCGVSVYNLEKDKDCWNVHTHTGTLIAPYVLVATGAAEFPIPVPGWTLPGVMSIGAAQVMTNVHRVEVGKKGIIIGANILAFAILNELQLAGINVEHIVLPEKSPLSQNAGIPEEVLKSLLNAAHLAPSPILRFGSRFMKNRGFRKLGMKFYPKSGVKVNGTPLQLRKAALEIIGKDHVEGVLTADIDANGNVIKGTEKIYEADFVCIAGGLYPLAELTAVAGCPFQYVPELGGHVPLHSEKMETPIEGLFVAGNITGIESGKIAMAQGTTAGISIAKYAGKGSTDITKKLEQALRNVHTVRQNAAIQFNPEIANGRRKIYELWDDLYGKEQDSLQEIG, encoded by the coding sequence ATGATAGATGTAATCGTAATTGGAGCTGGGCCAGCAGGTTTAGCTGGTGCCATAGCCTGTGCTGAGTATGGCTTAAAAGTAACCGTCATTGATGAATTTGTCAGGCCAGGCGGCAGATTAATCGGCCAATTGCACCAGGAACCGTCAGGAGAATGGTGGAATGGAATAAAAGAATCAACTCGTCTGCACAACGAAGCACAGAAACTATCAGTAGATATCCGCTGCGGCGTTTCTGTATATAACCTTGAAAAAGATAAGGATTGCTGGAATGTTCATACTCATACAGGAACACTGATAGCTCCTTATGTGCTGGTGGCAACTGGTGCTGCTGAGTTCCCAATTCCTGTGCCAGGCTGGACTCTTCCAGGTGTTATGTCCATCGGAGCTGCACAGGTCATGACGAATGTTCATCGGGTCGAGGTTGGCAAAAAAGGCATCATCATTGGTGCAAACATTCTGGCATTTGCCATTTTAAACGAGCTCCAATTAGCCGGGATCAATGTAGAACATATTGTGCTGCCAGAAAAGAGTCCGCTTAGCCAAAATGCCGGAATACCAGAGGAAGTCTTGAAGTCACTCCTAAATGCAGCACATCTTGCCCCGTCACCAATCTTGCGTTTCGGCAGCCGCTTTATGAAAAATAGAGGATTCCGCAAATTAGGAATGAAATTTTACCCTAAAAGCGGCGTTAAGGTGAATGGAACACCATTGCAGCTTAGAAAAGCAGCACTTGAAATTATTGGAAAGGATCATGTGGAAGGCGTCCTCACTGCGGATATTGATGCGAATGGAAACGTGATCAAAGGTACGGAAAAAATATACGAAGCAGATTTCGTTTGTATTGCAGGCGGCTTGTATCCGTTAGCAGAGCTTACAGCAGTTGCCGGCTGCCCATTCCAATACGTACCAGAACTTGGGGGACATGTTCCGCTTCATTCTGAAAAAATGGAAACTCCAATCGAAGGATTATTTGTTGCCGGGAATATCACTGGGATTGAAAGCGGAAAAATCGCCATGGCCCAGGGAACAACAGCAGGGATTTCGATTGCTAAATATGCTGGAAAAGGCAGCACTGACATCACCAAGAAGCTTGAACAGGCACTGAGAAACGTTCATACAGTCCGTCAAAACGCTGCCATCCAATTCAACCCTGAAATTGCAAACGGCCGGAGGAAAATCTATGAACTTTGGGACGATCTTTATGGGAAAGAACAGGATTCTTTACAGGAGATAGGATGA
- the hisIE gene encoding bifunctional phosphoribosyl-AMP cyclohydrolase/phosphoribosyl-ATP diphosphatase HisIE: MNIDGVKFDEKGLIPAVVQDANTKEVLTLAYMNRESLLKSAETGETWFFSRSRNELWHKGATSGNTQKIVEMKLDCDQDAIVVLAEPAGPACHKGTVSCFEERVYGEESGGLSDYEILNTLEKVIEEREKTRPEGAYTTYLFEKGVDKILKKVGEESAEVIIAAKNRDKDELKWEAADLIYHLMVLLREQELPFSEVLKVLNKRHEKKEPASE; encoded by the coding sequence ATGAATATCGATGGTGTAAAGTTTGACGAAAAGGGACTGATCCCTGCCGTTGTGCAAGATGCGAACACAAAAGAGGTATTAACATTAGCTTATATGAATCGGGAATCCCTTTTAAAATCTGCGGAAACAGGGGAGACCTGGTTTTTCAGCCGTTCCCGCAATGAGCTCTGGCACAAAGGGGCAACAAGCGGAAACACGCAGAAAATTGTAGAAATGAAGCTTGATTGTGACCAGGATGCCATTGTGGTCTTGGCTGAACCAGCGGGACCTGCCTGCCACAAGGGAACAGTCAGCTGCTTTGAGGAAAGAGTATACGGGGAAGAGTCAGGCGGTTTATCTGACTACGAAATCCTTAATACACTTGAAAAAGTCATTGAAGAACGCGAAAAGACACGCCCAGAAGGAGCCTACACGACCTATCTTTTTGAAAAAGGCGTGGATAAAATCCTGAAGAAGGTCGGCGAAGAATCCGCAGAAGTCATCATCGCTGCGAAAAATCGTGATAAGGACGAACTGAAATGGGAAGCGGCCGACCTGATTTATCATTTGATGGTGCTGCTGCGGGAGCAGGAACTGCCTTTTAGCGAAGTCTTGAAAGTGCTTAATAAACGGCATGAAAAGAAAGAACCGGCCTCCGAATAG
- the hisG gene encoding ATP phosphoribosyltransferase, giving the protein MSDVLTIAMPKGRIFEEAAELLRRAGFQLPPEFDDSRKLIIDVPEENFRFILAKPMDVPTYVEHGVADLGIAGKDVMLEEERDVYELLDLKISACYLAVAGLPNTRLNDVAPKIATKYPQIAAAYFREQGEQVEIIKLNGSIELAPMIGLADRIVDIVSTGRTLKENGLVEYETIVGITSRLIVNPVSYRIKDERISELVGRLTEVISGEEISS; this is encoded by the coding sequence ATGAGTGATGTTTTAACGATTGCGATGCCAAAGGGCCGCATTTTTGAAGAAGCAGCTGAATTGCTCCGCCGTGCAGGCTTTCAATTGCCGCCGGAATTTGATGATTCACGTAAATTGATAATCGATGTGCCGGAAGAGAATTTCCGCTTTATCCTGGCAAAGCCGATGGATGTGCCAACGTATGTGGAGCATGGTGTAGCAGACCTTGGGATTGCCGGAAAGGACGTAATGCTTGAAGAAGAGCGGGATGTCTACGAGCTTCTTGATTTGAAAATCAGTGCCTGTTATCTCGCTGTTGCGGGACTGCCAAACACCAGGCTGAATGATGTGGCTCCTAAAATTGCTACAAAGTATCCGCAGATTGCGGCAGCGTATTTCCGTGAACAGGGGGAGCAGGTGGAGATCATTAAATTGAACGGCTCCATAGAACTGGCCCCGATGATCGGGCTGGCGGACCGGATCGTGGATATTGTATCAACCGGCCGGACACTGAAAGAAAACGGGCTCGTTGAATACGAAACCATTGTCGGAATCACCTCAAGATTGATCGTCAATCCAGTCAGCTACCGCATTAAGGATGAACGAATCAGCGAGCTGGTTGGCCGGCTGACAGAAGTTATTTCAGGAGAAGAAATAAGCTCTTAA
- the hisF gene encoding imidazole glycerol phosphate synthase subunit HisF, translating to MLTKRIVPCLDVKDGRVVKGVQFVQLRDAGDPVELARFYDGQGADELVFLDISASHEGRKTMVEVVKAVASELAIPFTVGGGINALEDMKRILRAGADKVSLNTAAVNNPDLITEGANFFGSQCIVVAIDAKYDEQLGSWRVYTHGGRTPTDLEVIAWAREAAERGAGEILLTSMDSDGEKKGFDIKLTKAVSEAVSIPVIASGGAGNAEHFAEAFIDGKADAALAASIFHYKETSVAEVKAFIKEKGVVVR from the coding sequence ATGCTGACGAAACGCATTGTTCCCTGTCTGGATGTAAAGGACGGCCGTGTGGTAAAAGGGGTGCAATTTGTGCAGCTGCGTGATGCCGGTGATCCGGTTGAGCTTGCCCGATTTTATGATGGGCAGGGAGCTGACGAGCTGGTTTTCCTTGATATCTCCGCTTCTCATGAAGGCCGGAAAACAATGGTTGAAGTTGTGAAGGCTGTTGCGTCGGAGCTGGCCATTCCCTTTACAGTCGGCGGAGGGATAAACGCTCTTGAAGATATGAAGCGAATTTTGCGGGCGGGGGCTGATAAGGTTTCTCTTAATACAGCTGCCGTAAACAACCCTGATTTAATTACAGAAGGGGCAAATTTCTTCGGATCACAGTGCATCGTTGTGGCGATTGATGCTAAATACGATGAACAGCTCGGTTCCTGGCGGGTGTACACACATGGCGGACGCACACCGACTGATCTGGAGGTTATCGCCTGGGCCCGTGAAGCGGCAGAGCGCGGCGCCGGAGAAATTTTACTGACAAGCATGGACTCGGACGGAGAGAAAAAGGGATTCGATATTAAGCTGACAAAAGCAGTCAGCGAGGCCGTTTCGATTCCGGTTATTGCTTCTGGCGGGGCAGGAAACGCCGAGCACTTTGCAGAAGCATTTATTGATGGGAAAGCGGATGCCGCTTTGGCAGCATCTATTTTTCACTATAAAGAAACATCTGTGGCAGAAGTGAAAGCTTTTATTAAGGAAAAAGGGGTGGTAGTCCGATGA
- the hisH gene encoding imidazole glycerol phosphate synthase subunit HisH: MIGIIDYGMGNLFSVSKALERLEVAYFLSENKDELLRADALILPGVGSFKDAMSILNSTGLADLVKEFADTGKPLLGICLGMQLLFESSEENGLTEGLELLPGHVRRFSGSTAEGETYKVPHMGWNRLEFLQGSPILKGLDEDYVYFVHSYFVDTDDKKVVISRSLYDVEVPAVVGRGNVFGMQFHPEKSSSLGMALLRNFTELVEERMSVK, from the coding sequence ATGATCGGCATCATCGATTACGGGATGGGGAATTTGTTCAGTGTCAGCAAAGCGCTTGAACGGCTGGAGGTTGCTTATTTCCTTTCTGAAAATAAAGACGAGCTTCTGAGAGCGGATGCCCTGATTTTGCCGGGTGTCGGCTCCTTCAAGGATGCAATGAGTATCTTAAATTCTACTGGCCTGGCAGATCTGGTTAAGGAGTTTGCTGATACAGGCAAGCCGCTCCTTGGCATTTGCCTTGGCATGCAGCTTTTATTTGAAAGCAGTGAAGAAAATGGACTGACAGAAGGATTGGAGCTTCTGCCTGGCCATGTGAGGCGGTTTTCCGGTTCAACAGCAGAAGGTGAAACGTACAAAGTTCCGCATATGGGCTGGAACCGTCTTGAATTCCTGCAGGGTTCGCCGATTTTAAAAGGGCTTGATGAAGATTATGTCTATTTCGTCCACTCTTATTTTGTAGATACAGATGATAAAAAAGTAGTTATCAGCAGGAGTTTGTATGATGTAGAAGTGCCGGCAGTGGTCGGCAGAGGCAATGTGTTCGGCATGCAGTTCCACCCTGAAAAAAGCAGTTCGCTCGGCATGGCGCTTTTACGCAATTTTACCGAGCTGGTTGAAGAAAGGATGTCTGTGAAATGA
- a CDS encoding acyltransferase, which translates to MRKTERFPVEGGNSLWHVYKTVPFLKVVKNFIVIQLARYTPFLGMKNWLYRNFLRMKVGDQTSFALMVMLDVMFPEKISVGRNTVIGYNTTILAHEYLIKEYRLGQVDIGSEVMIGANSTILPGVTIGDGAIVSAGTLVHKDVPAGAFVGGNPMRVIYTKEELAARWADDPIYGADNNKTPLA; encoded by the coding sequence ATGAGAAAAACGGAGCGTTTTCCGGTAGAGGGAGGCAATTCTCTCTGGCATGTGTATAAAACGGTTCCGTTCCTGAAGGTTGTCAAAAACTTTATTGTGATTCAGCTTGCGCGCTATACGCCATTTCTGGGAATGAAAAATTGGCTCTACCGTAATTTTCTGAGAATGAAGGTGGGGGACCAGACATCATTTGCACTAATGGTGATGCTGGATGTCATGTTCCCGGAAAAAATAAGTGTCGGCCGCAACACGGTCATTGGCTACAACACGACAATCCTCGCTCATGAATATCTGATTAAGGAATACCGCCTTGGCCAGGTTGATATTGGCAGTGAAGTCATGATTGGCGCTAACTCAACTATACTGCCGGGTGTCACAATTGGTGATGGAGCCATTGTTTCAGCCGGAACGCTTGTCCATAAAGATGTCCCGGCCGGAGCCTTTGTCGGCGGCAACCCTATGCGTGTCATCTATACAAAGGAAGAGCTTGCCGCTCGCTGGGCGGACGATCCGATATATGGTGCAGATAATAATAAAACTCCGCTTGCTTAG
- the hisD gene encoding histidinol dehydrogenase, with amino-acid sequence MKILKIDDQISIKRSVDNGTEEQRAIVKNIIETVRQNGDQALKEYTEKFDGISLDELKVPQAEIGEALSQVDGKILEIIKEAAENIRSFHEKQLRPSWMTTEENGTVLGQKITPLDSVGLYVPGGTAAYPSSVLMNVIPAKVAGVKRIVITSPPDKKTGKLPPAVLAAAHIAGAEEIYKVGGAQAIAALAYGTESIRPVDKITGPGNIYVALAKREVFGDVDIDMIAGPSEIAILADETAQPDEAAADLLSQAEHDPMACAVLVTPSSALAEAVSAEVERQLAELPRQEIAAGSIRNYGAIYVTESMDEAVETVNSLAPEHLEILTENPMELLGRIRHAGAIFLGRFSPEPVGDYFAGPNHVLPTNGTARFSSPLNVEDFQKKSSILLYSEKALKDNAEKIAAFARLEGLEAHARSIETRLRK; translated from the coding sequence ATGAAAATTTTAAAAATTGATGACCAGATTTCAATTAAACGGTCTGTTGATAACGGAACAGAAGAACAGCGGGCGATTGTAAAAAATATAATTGAAACAGTCCGCCAAAACGGCGATCAAGCTTTAAAAGAGTACACAGAAAAATTTGATGGCATCTCTCTGGATGAATTAAAGGTACCACAGGCTGAAATAGGAGAAGCGTTGAGTCAAGTGGATGGGAAAATCCTTGAGATCATTAAAGAAGCTGCCGAAAATATCCGGTCTTTTCATGAAAAACAGCTTCGTCCTTCCTGGATGACAACAGAAGAGAACGGCACAGTCCTTGGCCAAAAGATTACACCGCTTGATTCAGTTGGCCTGTATGTCCCGGGCGGAACGGCGGCATACCCGTCATCCGTACTCATGAATGTGATTCCGGCAAAGGTTGCGGGGGTCAAGAGAATCGTGATTACTTCTCCTCCTGATAAAAAGACTGGAAAGCTGCCTCCGGCTGTTCTGGCAGCAGCACACATCGCCGGTGCGGAAGAAATCTATAAAGTCGGCGGAGCCCAGGCGATTGCTGCATTGGCATATGGAACCGAATCGATCCGGCCTGTCGACAAGATCACAGGTCCGGGGAACATCTACGTTGCCCTCGCAAAACGCGAAGTTTTTGGGGATGTTGATATAGATATGATCGCAGGTCCGAGTGAAATTGCGATTCTTGCAGATGAAACGGCACAGCCAGATGAGGCGGCGGCCGATCTGCTATCACAGGCTGAGCATGATCCTATGGCGTGCGCTGTGCTCGTGACACCATCTTCTGCTTTGGCAGAAGCGGTGTCAGCAGAAGTGGAACGCCAGCTTGCCGAGCTGCCCCGCCAGGAAATTGCCGCTGGGTCCATCAGGAATTACGGAGCTATTTATGTGACGGAAAGCATGGATGAAGCTGTTGAAACAGTGAACAGCCTGGCTCCTGAACATCTGGAGATTTTAACAGAAAATCCGATGGAGCTTCTTGGACGGATTCGTCACGCAGGAGCGATCTTCCTCGGAAGATTCAGCCCTGAACCGGTTGGCGATTATTTTGCCGGTCCAAACCACGTCCTGCCGACAAACGGGACAGCCCGTTTTTCAAGCCCGCTTAATGTGGAGGATTTTCAAAAGAAATCAAGCATTCTTTTATACAGCGAAAAAGCATTAAAAGATAACGCCGAGAAAATTGCGGCCTTTGCGCGTCTGGAAGGCCTTGAAGCCCATGCCAGATCCATTGAAACAAGACTAAGAAAATAA
- the hisB gene encoding imidazoleglycerol-phosphate dehydratase HisB, which produces MARTAEISRRTNETNITLSLNIDGEGKSDLETGVPFMTHMLDLFAKHGQFDLNIVANGDTDVDDHHTTEDIGICLGQVLKDALGDKKGIKRYGNAFVPMDEALAQVVVDLSNRPHLEMRAEFPSQKVGTFDTELVHEFLWKLALEARMNLHVIVHYGQNTHHIIEAIFKALARALDEATTIDPRIKGVPSTKGLL; this is translated from the coding sequence ATGGCCAGAACTGCTGAAATTTCACGTAGAACCAATGAAACGAATATCACTCTATCCTTAAATATAGACGGAGAAGGCAAAAGCGATCTGGAAACAGGCGTGCCTTTTATGACACATATGCTGGACCTGTTTGCCAAGCACGGACAATTTGACTTGAATATCGTTGCAAATGGCGACACCGATGTGGATGATCACCACACAACAGAGGACATTGGCATCTGCTTAGGCCAGGTGCTGAAGGATGCTTTAGGAGATAAAAAAGGCATCAAGCGCTATGGGAATGCTTTTGTTCCAATGGACGAAGCACTGGCTCAAGTGGTAGTTGACCTCAGTAACCGCCCTCACCTTGAGATGCGTGCCGAGTTCCCAAGCCAAAAGGTGGGGACATTTGATACAGAGCTAGTGCATGAATTTCTCTGGAAACTCGCGCTTGAAGCGAGAATGAACCTGCATGTCATCGTTCACTATGGACAGAATACACACCACATCATTGAGGCGATTTTCAAGGCGCTAGCTCGTGCGCTGGATGAAGCAACGACGATCGATCCGCGGATTAAGGGAGTTCCCTCAACGAAAGGGCTGTTGTAA
- a CDS encoding (2Fe-2S)-binding protein: MSNKEALVICRCEEVTYGQVFATAKEHQCTSRELKLRTRAGMGFCGGRTCRVMVDRIIESIVPNTGEGEIPLKYQPPIRPVTFGTAGDNNG, encoded by the coding sequence ATGAGTAACAAAGAGGCACTTGTGATCTGCCGCTGTGAAGAGGTTACCTATGGGCAGGTTTTCGCAACTGCAAAAGAACATCAGTGTACATCCAGGGAATTGAAGCTTAGAACAAGAGCTGGAATGGGATTTTGTGGAGGACGCACTTGCAGGGTCATGGTCGATCGGATTATTGAAAGTATCGTCCCTAATACAGGCGAAGGTGAAATTCCCTTAAAATATCAGCCTCCAATTCGCCCTGTAACTTTTGGAACGGCAGGTGATAATAATGGCTAG
- a CDS encoding NAD(P)/FAD-dependent oxidoreductase — protein sequence MLFALKIDVTRRREVGFVRNHCDVLVIGGGIIGCAIAYYTSKSGRNVTVIEKGEFVSGTSSRCDGNILAIDKDPGFDSQMSLVSQKLVDELSRELKQPFEYRAPGSILVCETEEEMEAAQKWVDRQKEAGLPFRMLDRQDIRQDSKYFADDLLGGLECATDSTVNPYLLAFNLLEGAKEMGAKAHKQTEVTGMRREPDGTFTVETSNGTFTANYVINAAGVWAPYIGEMLDLSIPIKPRKGHIIVASRQEFIGPRKVMEFGYLISKFGGRRQVDPITEKYGVALVFEPTESQNFLIGSSREFAGFNTKINNEIIKCIANRAIRFYPKMADMMVIRSYAGLRPWTEDHLPIVSEAEGIPNYYIAAGHEGDGISLAAVTGKVIEEMLNEKETCIPIEPLRFSRFKERVST from the coding sequence ATGTTATTTGCATTAAAAATTGATGTAACAAGACGAAGGGAAGTTGGTTTTGTGAGAAATCATTGTGACGTTCTGGTTATAGGCGGGGGAATCATAGGCTGTGCAATTGCCTATTATACTTCTAAATCAGGAAGAAATGTAACCGTTATTGAAAAAGGTGAATTTGTCAGTGGCACGTCATCCCGCTGTGACGGGAATATTTTAGCTATCGATAAAGATCCTGGCTTTGATAGTCAAATGTCACTTGTCAGTCAGAAGTTAGTAGATGAATTAAGCAGAGAATTAAAGCAGCCTTTTGAATATCGTGCGCCTGGAAGCATCCTTGTCTGTGAGACAGAAGAAGAAATGGAAGCCGCACAAAAGTGGGTTGACCGGCAAAAGGAGGCCGGCTTGCCGTTCAGGATGCTGGACAGACAGGACATTCGCCAGGATTCAAAGTATTTTGCTGATGATTTATTAGGCGGCTTAGAATGTGCAACAGATTCAACCGTTAATCCATACCTTCTTGCCTTTAACCTTCTTGAGGGGGCAAAGGAGATGGGAGCTAAGGCCCATAAACAAACTGAGGTTACTGGAATGAGAAGGGAGCCGGACGGTACATTTACCGTTGAAACATCTAATGGCACTTTCACCGCGAACTATGTTATTAATGCTGCAGGTGTATGGGCTCCATATATCGGAGAGATGCTGGACTTGTCTATTCCAATTAAACCAAGAAAAGGCCACATCATTGTCGCATCACGCCAGGAATTTATAGGACCGAGAAAAGTGATGGAATTTGGCTACTTAATATCAAAATTTGGCGGCAGGCGCCAGGTTGACCCGATTACTGAAAAATACGGAGTAGCCCTTGTTTTTGAACCAACTGAAAGTCAAAACTTCCTGATTGGAAGCAGCCGGGAATTTGCTGGGTTTAATACAAAGATCAACAATGAAATTATTAAATGCATTGCCAATCGGGCCATTCGATTTTATCCGAAAATGGCTGACATGATGGTCATACGTTCCTATGCCGGTTTGCGGCCCTGGACGGAGGATCACTTGCCAATTGTGTCAGAAGCAGAGGGAATTCCAAACTATTATATTGCAGCCGGTCATGAGGGAGACGGAATTAGCCTTGCCGCTGTTACTGGAAAAGTAATAGAGGAAATGCTTAATGAAAAGGAAACTTGCATCCCAATTGAACCGCTGAGATTTTCTCGATTTAAGGAAAGGGTGAGTACCTGA
- the hisA gene encoding 1-(5-phosphoribosyl)-5-[(5-phosphoribosylamino)methylideneamino]imidazole-4-carboxamide isomerase, whose translation MSFTIYPAIDMRGGKCVRLLQGDYDKETVYGDSPFDMAKKFADEGADWIHMVDLDGAKDGKRVNDQYVIQAARELGASVQIGGGIRTEEDILHYLDNGVRRVIIGSIAVSNPEFAIDMIRKYGKAIAVGLDAKNGYVATHGWLETSEVKAVDLGKRFADAGAETFIFTDIATDGMLSGPNVEAVRLLARETGKSVIASGGVSQLADLAELQEYTSEGVAGAIVGKAIYEGRFTVAEALKEVKA comes from the coding sequence ATGAGTTTTACCATCTATCCGGCAATCGATATGAGAGGCGGCAAGTGCGTCCGGCTCCTGCAGGGGGATTATGATAAGGAAACGGTGTATGGAGACTCTCCGTTTGATATGGCCAAAAAGTTTGCTGATGAAGGAGCAGACTGGATTCATATGGTCGATCTTGACGGGGCAAAGGATGGGAAGCGGGTTAATGATCAGTATGTCATCCAGGCTGCCCGCGAACTTGGGGCCTCTGTCCAGATCGGCGGGGGAATCCGTACAGAAGAAGACATCCTTCATTACCTTGATAATGGTGTAAGACGCGTAATTATTGGAAGCATCGCCGTCTCCAATCCTGAGTTTGCTATTGACATGATCCGCAAATATGGCAAAGCCATAGCGGTAGGACTTGATGCGAAAAATGGCTATGTGGCCACTCACGGCTGGCTGGAGACATCTGAAGTCAAGGCAGTTGACCTGGGTAAGCGATTTGCCGACGCCGGTGCGGAAACATTTATATTTACAGATATCGCAACAGATGGAATGCTTTCTGGTCCTAACGTTGAAGCTGTTCGCCTGCTTGCGCGGGAAACTGGCAAAAGTGTAATTGCATCCGGAGGGGTCAGCCAGCTGGCTGATTTGGCGGAACTTCAGGAATACACATCTGAAGGTGTTGCCGGGGCCATCGTCGGAAAGGCAATATATGAAGGCCGGTTTACCGTTGCGGAAGCTTTGAAAGAGGTGAAGGCATAA
- a CDS encoding ATP phosphoribosyltransferase regulatory subunit, protein MSRLFMFEKPLGMRDTLPDLYERKAAVRTSIQEEMKRWGYQFIETPALEYYETVGAASAILDQQLFKLLDQQGHTLVLRPDMTAPIARVAASRLLKDELPIRLAYSANVYRAQQREGGRPAEFEQIGVECIGDHTISADGEGMALMISALKEAGLRNFQLSAGHIGFVRDFFQQILGTEERVENLTRFLYEKNYVGYREHVKNLALSSIDKQRLLDFLKLRGGEEVIEIAYGLLENGTGKKALAELEQLWSIMRDYGQEGTVKFDLTLVSHMSYYTGILFEVYAGNVGFPIGNGGRYDLLLQKFGKDTGATGFAIRLDRLLEALEDSNEAEPVYCILYSPERRKEAFDFAKEERSAGKKVVLQDISGVKDIDACTSQYEDITFLVGKAGKESIK, encoded by the coding sequence TTGAGCCGATTATTTATGTTTGAAAAGCCGTTAGGCATGAGAGATACATTACCTGATCTATACGAAAGAAAAGCTGCAGTCCGTACATCCATCCAGGAGGAAATGAAACGCTGGGGCTATCAGTTTATCGAAACGCCTGCACTCGAATACTACGAAACAGTAGGGGCGGCTTCAGCGATATTGGATCAGCAGCTGTTCAAGCTGCTTGATCAGCAGGGCCATACCCTGGTGCTCCGGCCGGATATGACAGCGCCGATTGCAAGGGTTGCAGCATCCCGTCTCTTAAAAGACGAGCTGCCGATCAGACTTGCGTATTCCGCCAATGTATACCGCGCACAGCAGCGGGAGGGAGGCAGGCCGGCTGAGTTTGAGCAAATCGGTGTTGAATGCATTGGGGATCATACGATCAGTGCGGATGGCGAAGGAATGGCGCTCATGATCTCTGCTCTAAAAGAAGCAGGGCTTCGGAACTTTCAGCTTTCAGCAGGCCACATCGGCTTTGTCCGTGACTTCTTCCAGCAGATTTTAGGAACGGAAGAACGAGTGGAGAACCTGACAAGATTTTTATATGAGAAAAATTATGTAGGATACAGGGAACATGTAAAGAATCTGGCACTTTCGTCCATTGATAAACAAAGGCTTCTTGATTTCCTTAAATTAAGGGGCGGTGAAGAAGTCATTGAGATTGCCTATGGCCTTCTGGAAAACGGCACAGGAAAAAAGGCATTAGCTGAGCTTGAACAGCTTTGGAGCATTATGCGGGACTACGGCCAGGAAGGCACAGTTAAATTTGATTTAACGCTTGTCAGCCATATGAGCTACTATACGGGCATTCTTTTTGAAGTATATGCAGGTAATGTTGGTTTCCCGATCGGAAATGGCGGCCGCTACGATCTGCTGCTTCAAAAGTTCGGAAAAGATACGGGAGCAACCGGCTTTGCCATTAGATTGGACCGTCTGCTTGAAGCGCTGGAAGACAGCAATGAGGCTGAACCTGTTTACTGCATTTTATACAGTCCGGAACGCCGCAAAGAGGCATTCGATTTTGCGAAGGAAGAACGTTCTGCCGGAAAGAAAGTGGTCCTGCAGGATATTAGCGGTGTTAAGGACATAGATGCCTGCACCAGCCAGTACGAGGACATTACCTTTTTAGTCGGAAAAGCTGGAAAGGAGAGCATAAAATGA
- a CDS encoding (2Fe-2S)-binding protein, with protein MARIIDHPVLGKLDDRKKIPFTFDGTEYEAYETETIAAALLANGVRTLRVHEESGTPRGFYCNIGHCMECRVYVNGQANIRACLTAVKENMAVERGKHHPNIVKRMVENQ; from the coding sequence ATGGCTAGAATTATAGATCATCCGGTTTTAGGCAAATTAGATGATAGAAAAAAGATTCCATTCACCTTTGATGGAACAGAATATGAAGCATATGAAACTGAAACAATCGCTGCAGCTCTGCTGGCAAACGGTGTGAGAACACTGCGAGTTCATGAGGAGAGCGGAACACCAAGAGGGTTTTATTGCAATATCGGCCACTGTATGGAATGCCGTGTATATGTTAATGGACAGGCCAATATAAGAGCCTGTTTAACGGCTGTGAAGGAAAATATGGCTGTTGAAAGAGGAAAACATCATCCTAATATAGTTAAAAGGATGGTGGAGAACCAATGA